Proteins from a single region of Segatella copri:
- a CDS encoding ORF6N domain-containing protein produces the protein MVDTTEKIENSELVTNRDQLVVVDNIESLIKVIRGQQVIFDKDLAKLYGVETKYLNKQVKRNIERFPEDFMFQLTKEECLRCQIGTSNEGRGGARYFPYVFTENGVSMLSSVSAVIYTQQIIRRFQLDIDRHNAQYAPIDVETFRLSHDRFLCIDDDVYHIGASIKDLGKKWFAFSKLDILSPDMLIEKIKSNN, from the coding sequence ATGGTAGATACAACAGAAAAGATAGAGAACAGCGAACTGGTCACAAATCGTGATCAGTTGGTTGTCGTGGATAACATAGAGTCTCTAATAAAAGTCATAAGAGGTCAACAAGTTATATTCGACAAAGACTTAGCAAAACTTTATGGAGTAGAAACTAAGTATCTGAACAAGCAGGTGAAACGCAACATAGAACGTTTTCCTGAAGACTTTATGTTCCAATTAACTAAGGAAGAATGTTTGAGGTGCCAAATTGGAACCTCAAACGAGGGACGTGGTGGCGCAAGGTATTTTCCTTATGTTTTTACAGAAAATGGAGTTTCCATGCTTAGTAGTGTGTCTGCGGTCATCTATACTCAGCAGATAATCCGTCGGTTCCAACTCGACATAGACCGCCATAATGCTCAATATGCACCGATTGATGTTGAGACATTCCGTTTGTCGCATGACCGCTTCCTTTGTATAGACGATGATGTATATCACATTGGAGCCTCCATCAAAGACTTAGGTAAAAAGTGGTTTGCCTTTTCCAAGTTAGACATACTATCCCCAGATATGCTCATTGAAAAAATAAAAAGTAACAATTAA
- the traK gene encoding conjugative transposon protein TraK: MAVLKNLENKIKLVMIVSSLFLVGCVIVSLGSIIIAKGMVDEAHKKVYVLDGTVPILVKQTTQEETFDVEAKSDIEMFHQFFFTLAPDDKYIQYTMKKAMYLVDETGLAQYNALKEKGFYNNIIGTSTICSIYCDSIKLNTDSLTFTYYGRQRIERRTSILMRQLVTAGKLRRVPRTENNPHGILITNWRTLKNQDLEETKKSDY, translated from the coding sequence ATGGCAGTATTAAAGAATTTAGAGAATAAAATCAAGCTCGTAATGATAGTGAGCAGCCTATTTCTGGTAGGCTGCGTCATTGTGAGCCTAGGCAGCATCATCATCGCCAAGGGCATGGTGGACGAAGCCCACAAGAAAGTTTACGTATTGGACGGAACCGTTCCTATCCTGGTGAAGCAGACCACCCAAGAAGAAACCTTCGATGTGGAAGCCAAGAGCGACATCGAGATGTTCCATCAGTTCTTCTTCACGTTGGCACCTGATGACAAGTATATCCAATACACCATGAAGAAAGCCATGTATCTGGTGGACGAGACAGGACTAGCCCAGTACAACGCCCTGAAGGAAAAAGGCTTCTATAATAATATAATAGGTACGAGCACCATCTGCAGTATCTATTGTGACAGCATCAAGCTCAACACCGATTCCCTCACCTTCACCTACTACGGCAGACAGCGCATCGAGCGAAGGACAAGCATCCTGATGCGTCAGTTAGTAACCGCCGGCAAGCTCAGAAGAGTGCCGAGAACAGAGAACAACCCTCACGGAATCCTCATCACCAACTGGCGAACACTGAAGAACCAAGACTTGGAGGAAACCAAGAAGTCAGACTATTAA
- the traM gene encoding conjugative transposon protein TraM, with product MDIKKINFKQPKYMIPAIIYIPLLFTGYFLIDTFNVETSGPGNSKLKTTDYLSSELPEAYTDSVLGDKMDNTQREYGKISDLSGVQNVENDNDSVNKKQDYESKYNEEEAKKVKQQQAEEKRKLQEMQERVRQNRSQSNNDDFVDPISSSEIAKAQRRRRQRNWEEMNRNLGGGDNYLADNEENSSSSLSSSTTTGNTTNSGIPGTMNNDTDNSYNAPNTANGNHQYQGGVQQDGEQPEKVTKKTKEVSDYFNTVGKDKEKDKLIMAIIDENVKAVDGSRVRLRLLDDIEIGDETIKKGTYLYATMSGFGKQRVQGKVESIFYDDDIIKVSLSIYDTDGMQGLYVPLSSFRETTKEVASSAMQGGNIMDNTTTSSSGIKGWATQAAQNASQRVMNALGTAAKKNRVRLKYGTRVYLVDGSQKERSNRNRNNY from the coding sequence ATGGATATAAAGAAAATCAACTTCAAGCAGCCCAAGTATATGATACCAGCCATCATATACATACCGCTGTTGTTCACAGGCTACTTCTTGATAGACACATTCAACGTCGAAACATCAGGGCCAGGCAACAGCAAGCTGAAGACCACCGACTATTTGTCGAGCGAGTTACCGGAAGCCTACACCGACAGCGTCCTAGGCGACAAAATGGACAACACCCAAAGGGAATACGGAAAGATTTCCGACCTTTCGGGAGTCCAAAACGTAGAGAACGACAACGACTCCGTAAACAAGAAACAGGATTACGAGTCAAAGTATAACGAAGAGGAAGCCAAGAAGGTCAAGCAACAGCAAGCCGAGGAGAAGCGCAAGCTCCAAGAGATGCAAGAGCGAGTGAGACAAAATCGCAGCCAATCCAACAATGACGACTTCGTTGACCCGATAAGCAGCTCCGAGATAGCCAAGGCGCAACGTCGCCGTCGCCAACGCAACTGGGAAGAAATGAACCGCAACCTGGGAGGTGGCGACAACTATCTGGCAGACAATGAAGAAAACTCGTCCTCTTCCCTTTCCTCTTCAACCACAACAGGAAACACCACGAACAGCGGTATTCCTGGAACCATGAACAATGACACCGACAATTCTTACAACGCTCCAAATACCGCTAACGGCAACCATCAGTACCAAGGAGGCGTACAGCAAGATGGAGAGCAACCAGAAAAGGTGACAAAGAAGACCAAGGAAGTCTCCGACTACTTCAACACCGTAGGCAAGGACAAGGAAAAAGACAAGCTCATCATGGCCATCATCGACGAGAACGTAAAGGCCGTTGACGGCAGCAGGGTCCGTCTCCGCCTGTTGGATGACATAGAGATAGGCGACGAGACCATCAAGAAAGGCACCTACCTATATGCCACCATGAGTGGCTTCGGCAAGCAAAGAGTCCAAGGAAAGGTAGAAAGCATCTTCTATGACGATGACATCATCAAGGTAAGCCTATCCATCTATGACACGGACGGCATGCAAGGCCTGTATGTACCTCTGAGCAGTTTCAGGGAAACCACCAAGGAAGTCGCAAGCAGTGCCATGCAAGGCGGCAACATCATGGACAACACCACGACCAGCAGCAGCGGCATCAAGGGATGGGCGACCCAAGCAGCGCAAAATGCCTCACAACGAGTGATGAACGCCTTGGGAACAGCAGCCAAGAAGAACCGTGTCCGCCTGAAGTACGGCACACGAGTTTACCTTGTTGACGGCAGTCAGAAGGAAAGAAGCAACAGAAATAGAAACAATTATTAA
- a CDS encoding PspA/IM30 family protein, with the protein MRRLSAIITMLLLATLPMFALSYHAVNVDKVTAAAMTAAYASEAEMEAMNTSNLQKIVDHYKSATVATAGILLSKKKDRDAMRNPGLFASEENYYYKRILNLVKNGIMPKLITVASKMVKQPQNAIYWGPYLFKTTENVEQLCKQFELVCTNGKLSFKDVTFLLINDDLRKIFDLAQMGANTNWGDLLDKLGDFGDGLTKEDIQEDFKNLGSLLASIGGNTIDSNLQEGSKIGKIFHMKPKEIADLYKNFKEQYDKYKEAGNVENILMQVIQTADADGVARLFKVDDYNITGYISNYIKEMQGQYYTQRWYIAQVNSGSQVLATYKPSPPTNTNNNYNWPGWTFKCNSQKKTAPPYPTLTTAEYNQLKSTAESSTGWNTSKKAEYEKKNPGHTITLSYQTVSYNYIWDKSGGTFSHSKHERGKHFCVYMTVTDTWNIKDEVYEEIFDSQTMNLEIFKKKMESRLKYYQDQEADKEGSTLSYKLCSDPPRYYAMADEKKMEGCNSVSFTATCDGGASLGEGSFNWKENGKQGSSLNEKSKEFAMRSTPDSENNNVDDLLTKQKEYEAQISTLKQQISSNDKKQQELIKQIQQAQSLGNQDKVKSLRSQYDSITNETASLKQQLNNTQKFLNELNNNVNEYYEDLADNLDGPYRIPSNMKELEGMYQLQWTDDGNWVEGSSQYIFVRHGYCPSVKSTVTYTATLTLQQKPKYFLGIRIHRAILSVDFKLTSEYSSDNVVAVIKLDMSKSEKERADEVNAKLKELMADMPNCSINIKYNYASKADDDEDEDGIHLLWASDRLDVAREVDYQLTSIYSQLVILEKVMQDRETILDFLKHKIFDVVSRASRGAIAEYALTRWEDASMAAMKKQAGVEDKKENTPSTQKSDKNV; encoded by the coding sequence ATGCGTAGATTAAGTGCCATAATAACTATGCTGTTGCTAGCCACCTTGCCGATGTTCGCCCTGTCCTATCATGCGGTGAACGTTGACAAGGTGACGGCTGCAGCCATGACCGCAGCTTACGCTTCGGAGGCAGAGATGGAGGCGATGAACACCAGCAACCTGCAAAAGATCGTTGACCATTACAAGAGTGCCACCGTAGCCACTGCGGGAATTTTACTATCCAAGAAGAAGGACAGGGATGCCATGCGTAACCCTGGCCTTTTTGCGTCTGAGGAAAACTACTATTACAAGCGCATCCTCAACCTTGTGAAGAACGGTATCATGCCAAAGTTGATAACCGTAGCCTCCAAGATGGTGAAGCAACCCCAAAATGCCATCTACTGGGGGCCTTACCTGTTCAAGACCACCGAGAACGTGGAACAGCTTTGCAAGCAGTTCGAGCTAGTTTGCACCAATGGCAAGCTTAGTTTCAAGGATGTGACGTTCCTCCTCATCAACGATGACCTGCGAAAGATATTCGACCTAGCGCAGATGGGTGCAAATACCAACTGGGGCGACCTGTTGGACAAACTTGGAGACTTTGGCGACGGACTCACGAAAGAGGACATACAGGAAGACTTCAAGAACCTTGGTAGCCTCTTGGCCTCCATTGGTGGAAACACCATCGACAGCAACTTGCAAGAAGGAAGCAAGATAGGCAAGATTTTCCACATGAAGCCCAAGGAGATTGCAGACCTCTACAAGAACTTCAAGGAGCAATACGACAAATACAAGGAAGCAGGAAACGTGGAGAACATCCTGATGCAAGTAATCCAGACCGCCGATGCCGACGGCGTGGCCAGACTTTTCAAGGTTGACGACTACAACATCACAGGCTATATCAGCAACTACATCAAGGAGATGCAGGGACAATATTACACCCAAAGATGGTACATAGCCCAGGTGAACAGTGGCTCGCAAGTCCTCGCCACCTACAAGCCGTCCCCACCTACCAACACCAACAACAACTACAACTGGCCAGGATGGACATTCAAGTGCAATTCCCAAAAGAAGACAGCTCCACCCTATCCAACTCTTACAACCGCCGAATACAATCAGCTAAAAAGTACTGCGGAAAGTTCCACTGGATGGAATACAAGCAAGAAGGCCGAGTATGAGAAAAAGAATCCAGGACATACCATAACCCTCAGCTATCAGACCGTTTCCTATAATTACATCTGGGACAAGAGCGGAGGAACCTTTTCGCATTCCAAGCACGAAAGAGGTAAGCATTTCTGCGTATATATGACAGTTACGGACACTTGGAACATCAAGGATGAGGTGTATGAGGAAATCTTTGATTCCCAGACCATGAACCTGGAAATCTTCAAGAAGAAGATGGAATCTCGCTTGAAATACTACCAAGACCAAGAGGCCGACAAGGAAGGCAGCACCCTCTCCTATAAGCTGTGCTCCGACCCACCAAGATACTATGCCATGGCCGATGAGAAGAAGATGGAAGGCTGCAACTCCGTAAGTTTCACAGCCACCTGTGACGGAGGAGCATCCCTAGGAGAAGGCAGCTTCAACTGGAAGGAGAATGGCAAGCAAGGCAGTTCCCTCAATGAGAAGTCAAAGGAGTTTGCCATGCGCAGCACTCCAGACTCAGAAAATAACAATGTGGATGACCTTCTCACCAAGCAAAAGGAGTATGAGGCACAGATTTCCACCTTGAAGCAACAGATTTCCAGCAACGACAAGAAGCAGCAAGAGCTAATAAAGCAAATTCAGCAAGCCCAGTCGTTGGGCAACCAGGACAAGGTGAAGAGCTTGCGCAGCCAATATGATTCCATCACCAATGAGACGGCAAGCTTGAAGCAACAGCTCAACAATACACAGAAATTCCTCAACGAGTTGAACAACAATGTAAACGAGTATTACGAAGACCTTGCCGACAACTTGGACGGTCCCTACAGAATACCATCCAACATGAAGGAATTGGAAGGCATGTACCAGCTACAATGGACAGACGATGGCAACTGGGTGGAAGGCAGCAGCCAATATATCTTTGTAAGACATGGTTATTGTCCGTCGGTGAAGTCAACGGTGACCTATACAGCCACCCTCACCTTGCAACAGAAGCCAAAGTATTTCCTTGGAATCAGAATCCATCGAGCCATATTGTCCGTGGATTTCAAGCTCACAAGCGAGTATTCCAGCGACAATGTCGTGGCAGTCATCAAGCTAGACATGAGCAAGAGCGAGAAAGAAAGAGCCGACGAGGTGAATGCCAAGCTGAAGGAATTGATGGCAGACATGCCCAACTGCAGCATCAACATCAAGTACAACTATGCCTCAAAAGCTGATGATGACGAAGACGAAGACGGCATCCATCTGCTATGGGCTAGCGACCGCCTGGATGTAGCAAGAGAAGTTGACTACCAGCTCACTTCCATCTACTCACAGCTTGTCATCTTGGAGAAAGTGATGCAAGACAGAGAAACCATCCTCGACTTCCTGAAGCACAAGATATTCGATGTAGTGAGCAGGGCATCCAGAGGAGCCATCGCCGAGTATGCACTTACAAGATGGGAAGATGCAAGTATGGCGGCAATGAAGAAACAGGCAGGAGTAGAGGACAAGAAAGAGAATACCCCATCCACACAAAAGTCTGACAAAAACGTTTAA
- the traN gene encoding conjugative transposon protein TraN, producing MKEIRKKFLSLLAVCLGATLGAFAQKGYNDMEQLTINENVSSIITASEPIRLVDISTDSIAGDKPLENVIRLKPKTGNHKDGEVMGVVTIITERYRVQYALIYTSKLEEAVTDKEVELVERNAFHNPDVSMSTVDMVSYAMKVWNSPARYRSTFTTQNKMTMRLNNIYVVGEYFFIDFSVDNKTNLPFDIDELRVKLQDKKQQKATNVQTIELKPALVLDRSVRFKKGYRNIIVLKKMTFPNDKVLSIELSEKQISGRTISMNLDYEDVLAADAFDTLLLREQ from the coding sequence ATGAAAGAAATAAGAAAGAAGTTCCTATCACTCCTTGCGGTGTGCTTAGGAGCCACACTTGGAGCATTCGCTCAGAAAGGATATAACGACATGGAGCAGCTCACTATCAACGAGAATGTTTCATCCATCATCACGGCATCAGAGCCTATTCGCTTGGTAGATATATCCACAGACAGCATCGCTGGCGACAAGCCATTGGAGAATGTAATCCGCTTGAAGCCAAAGACAGGCAACCACAAAGACGGCGAGGTGATGGGAGTTGTCACCATCATCACAGAACGCTATCGAGTGCAATATGCCTTGATATACACAAGCAAGCTGGAAGAGGCTGTGACTGACAAGGAAGTTGAGCTAGTGGAGCGCAATGCCTTCCATAACCCAGATGTAAGCATGTCAACGGTGGACATGGTGAGTTACGCCATGAAGGTGTGGAACTCCCCTGCCCGATATAGAAGCACATTCACCACCCAGAACAAGATGACCATGCGTCTGAACAACATCTATGTGGTAGGAGAATACTTCTTCATAGACTTCTCCGTGGACAACAAGACCAACCTTCCGTTTGATATCGACGAGCTAAGGGTAAAGCTGCAGGACAAGAAGCAGCAGAAAGCCACCAATGTGCAGACCATCGAGCTGAAGCCTGCCCTGGTATTGGATCGTTCCGTAAGATTCAAGAAAGGCTACAGAAACATCATTGTTCTGAAGAAAATGACTTTTCCTAACGACAAGGTACTATCCATCGAACTCAGCGAAAAGCAGATTTCCGGAAGAACAATCTCCATGAACCTCGATTACGAGGATGTGTTGGCCGCCGATGCCTTCGACACCCTTCTTTTACGTGAACAATAA
- a CDS encoding M23 family metallopeptidase, which produces MLLESGSGYMMPFALEEKEELPTTLGYGKQRHPMTGEEFNHLGVDFAIKNRDLYAVASGMIVGAGNDALHDNYIVAKYGKYEVTYGHLAEAYTGYGESVSAGDKIAKSGDFLHVGIRFNGQDIDPMVFLSMIWANIQQLAAMGIQKQPTEESLGTKNIKNSFDKDYVSILMLMLRWLPSYMNDLRNRAYNPPPRAESSLRNIFAQAASKNYFFESIPSVANPLGLSERSVPLAEKIQDILIHDFLSYLALNHNIYPETWDENEKKNFFHKLQKTD; this is translated from the coding sequence ATGCTCCTCGAATCCGGAAGTGGTTACATGATGCCATTCGCCTTGGAGGAGAAAGAAGAGCTTCCAACCACACTAGGATATGGCAAACAGCGTCACCCCATGACAGGCGAGGAATTTAACCATCTAGGTGTTGACTTCGCCATTAAGAACAGAGATTTGTACGCAGTAGCCTCTGGTATGATTGTTGGCGCAGGAAACGATGCGCTTCATGACAATTACATCGTAGCCAAATATGGGAAGTACGAAGTTACTTATGGGCATCTAGCAGAAGCATATACAGGATATGGTGAAAGCGTTTCCGCAGGTGATAAAATTGCCAAAAGTGGCGATTTCCTTCATGTCGGCATACGATTCAATGGACAAGACATTGACCCGATGGTTTTTCTTTCCATGATATGGGCTAACATCCAGCAACTCGCCGCCATGGGAATCCAAAAACAGCCTACTGAAGAATCCTTGGGAACAAAAAACATAAAAAACAGTTTCGACAAGGACTATGTTTCCATCTTGATGCTCATGCTCAGATGGCTTCCAAGCTACATGAACGACTTAAGGAACAGGGCTTACAATCCTCCTCCAAGGGCAGAATCATCCCTGCGCAACATCTTTGCCCAGGCAGCCTCCAAGAATTATTTCTTTGAGAGCATACCATCCGTAGCCAACCCTCTCGGATTATCAGAAAGAAGTGTTCCCCTAGCCGAGAAAATTCAGGATATCCTTATCCATGATTTTCTCAGCTATCTGGCACTGAACCACAACATATATCCTGAGACATGGGACGAAAATGAAAAAAAAAACTTCTTTCACAAGCTTCAGAAGACGGATTGA
- a CDS encoding DUF5045 domain-containing protein — protein sequence MLFISTTSRAQGAEVTYIHEDDIMNQFTVMETGAGSLKPREYYQLMHKSYQKTAAATNKLSFRLENQVLTNKEVPLAEKVDSDLVKREKVEATNIATRTPGAGDVAWMMEKGKIESKMNTFESNINKIVSYGGSSDDFKNWKDIYNSLDCAIKLIRKSYLDLGSRKKEYLAIYQDIVKRNLTLTGQLRYWKSLKTVKQAQQKATKIDRQSSNTVIANNAMRRWQNAMAVDGFSK from the coding sequence ATGTTATTCATCTCCACGACATCAAGAGCGCAAGGAGCCGAGGTTACCTATATTCATGAAGATGACATCATGAATCAGTTTACAGTAATGGAAACTGGTGCTGGCAGTCTTAAACCAAGAGAATACTATCAACTTATGCACAAGAGTTACCAAAAAACAGCAGCAGCCACCAACAAGTTGAGTTTTCGCTTGGAAAATCAAGTATTGACCAACAAGGAAGTTCCTTTGGCGGAGAAAGTGGATTCCGACTTGGTAAAGAGAGAGAAGGTAGAAGCCACCAACATCGCTACAAGAACACCAGGCGCAGGCGATGTCGCCTGGATGATGGAAAAGGGAAAGATAGAGAGTAAGATGAACACCTTCGAAAGCAACATCAACAAGATAGTAAGCTATGGAGGCAGCAGCGATGACTTCAAGAACTGGAAAGACATCTACAATAGTCTCGACTGTGCCATCAAGCTCATCAGAAAGTCCTATCTAGACCTAGGCAGTCGAAAGAAGGAATATTTGGCAATCTACCAAGACATAGTGAAACGCAACCTCACCCTCACAGGGCAACTAAGATATTGGAAAAGTCTAAAGACTGTCAAACAAGCCCAGCAGAAAGCAACGAAAATAGACAGGCAATCAAGCAATACGGTGATAGCAAACAATGCCATGCGAAGATGGCAGAACGCCATGGCCGTGGATGGTTTCTCCAAATAA
- a CDS encoding DUF1566 domain-containing protein: MKTKITTFVMGMLMMASFMTSCDNHEPYDPDLHIGYVLCDDHTCMDTATYFNQSKRKAVGVVFAEKTKDHPVLAVNLEETSGMFCDSIGMENGTSGDITKFDGFSNTVAMYQSYDNETGHGSPIAMRMMNFHEYGQSDHIPSVAEQRLLQSAAKTINPIIKRCGGQPISLDADCWYWTSTEVQENPGTQAWLCSAVNGGIMPTPKAESHKVRAIIEMNYPEY, from the coding sequence ATGAAAACAAAGATAACAACTTTTGTCATGGGGATGCTTATGATGGCATCCTTCATGACCTCCTGCGACAATCATGAGCCATACGACCCGGACTTGCATATAGGATATGTCCTTTGCGATGACCATACCTGCATGGACACGGCAACCTATTTCAACCAAAGCAAGCGCAAAGCCGTGGGAGTAGTCTTTGCCGAAAAGACGAAAGATCATCCTGTGTTGGCGGTAAACCTGGAGGAAACAAGCGGCATGTTCTGTGACTCCATAGGAATGGAGAACGGAACGAGCGGTGACATCACCAAGTTCGACGGCTTCTCCAATACCGTTGCCATGTATCAAAGCTATGACAATGAAACTGGCCATGGCTCTCCGATAGCCATGAGGATGATGAACTTCCACGAGTATGGGCAAAGCGACCACATCCCAAGCGTGGCAGAACAACGATTGCTGCAAAGTGCAGCCAAGACCATCAATCCCATCATAAAGAGATGCGGAGGACAACCTATCAGCTTGGATGCAGACTGTTGGTATTGGACTTCTACGGAAGTACAGGAGAACCCAGGCACACAAGCCTGGCTATGCAGCGCAGTGAATGGTGGCATCATGCCAACACCAAAGGCAGAGAGCCATAAGGTCAGAGCCATCATTGAGATGAATTATCCAGAATATTAA